TGGCACGGACAACGGACCAGATGCCACGGTCCGCTCCCCGGTGCGCAGTGCGGCGGGTGGCGGTGCGCCGGCCGGCTGTACGGCGTCCAGCGCGTTGCGCAACGCCGCCTCGGCCTGCCGGTCCAGCCGCTCGTCGGTGCCGCACACCCGGTGCCGTACCTCCACCGCGGCAAGGCACAGCAGCTGCGGCAACAGGTCGGTGCTTCTGCGGGCCAGCCAGCCGGTACCCGCGGTGGCGAGCCAGAGCCAGTTGTCGGCGCGGCTCGGGGGCGGCTGCTGGGGTTCGAGCCCGGGTGCCGGGCCCAGGGCCAGCCCTCGGGCCGCAAGCAGTTCATGGAAACCGGCGGCGACCGTCCGATGACCGTGTTCGGCCGGGTGGAGCCGGTCGGCGCTCCACAGGGAGCGGTCGCAGACCCACGCCTGGTCCGCCATGTGCAGATGAACGGCGTCGTAGCGCTCGGACAGCACGTGCACGACGGCGTTCACCGCTCCCTGGCGGCGGGCGAGCGGCCTGCCCAGGGGCGCGGGGAGCCCGAGCACGGCGCCGGGGTCGGGCAGGCAGGCGGTCAGGAGTACGGCTCCGCTCCGCGTCAGGAGCGCGCAGACCTCGTCCAGGCGCCGGGCGAGGAGCCGGATGTCGAAGGTGCGGCGCAGGGTGTCGTTGACGCCGACGACGACGGACGCGAGGTGCGGCCGGAACGCGGCCGCCGCCGCGGCCTGCCGGTCCAGGACGTCGCCGGACTGCGCGCCGCTGACGGCGAAGTTACGGAACTCCACGCCCCGCCGGCCGTCCGGGACACTGTCGGCGAGCAGTGCGGCCCAGCCCCGCCGGCCGCCGGGGACGGGGTCGCCCACGCCTTCGGTGAACGAGTCCCCGAGCGCGGCGAACCGCAGCGGGGCGAGGCCCGGCGTAGCGGGAGTGCGCTGTTCCGGGATGCCCGGCAGCATCGACGCCGCGTTCATGCCCGTACCCCCGGAACCCCGCCCCGGTCCGCCACCTCGTGCGCGGCCAGGAACGCGGCCACCGAGCGGTCCCAGCCGAAGAGTTCGGCCCGCTGCCTCGCCGCGGCACGGCGCCCCTCCTGCGGGCGCCCGAGCAGTTCCCGTACCGCGGCGGCGAACGCCTCACCCGTGTCCGCGGCGGCCATTCCGGCGTCGCCGATCACCTCGGGCAGCGCGGAGCTCGCGCTGGCCACGACCGGGGTGCCGCAGGCCAGCGCCTCCAGGGCCGACAGGCCGAACGTCTCGGCGGGTCCGGGCGCCAGGCAGATGTCGGCCGCCGCCTGCAGATCCGCCAGCGCCTCCCGGTCCCGCACATGGCCCAGGAATTCGACCGGCAGCCGCTGTGCCCTCGCCCTGCTCTCCAGGCCCGCACGCAGTGGCCCGTCCCCCGCCACGACCAGGGTCGCGCTCACCCCCAGGCGCCCCAGCTCGGCGAGCGCGTCCAGGGCCCGGCCCGGGCGTTTCTCGACCGAGAGCCGCGAGCACAGCAGCAGCAGTACGTCCCGGCCATGCAGGTGCCGGGCGCGCAGCACCGTGCTGTGCCGTGCGGGGCGGCAGCGTCGAAGGTCCACGCCGAGGGGGGCGCGCACCACGTTTCGGGCGCCGATGCGCAGGAACTCGCGCTCCGCCCACTGGGTGGTGCAGACAATCCGGGTGTACGCGTGGGCGCTGCGCGCGTTGAGCCGGTCGGCCGTCCGCCCTGCCGCGGCGGCCGGGACGCCCCAGGTTCGCAGCACCCCGTCGGCCGTCTCGTGGGAGACCATCACGGCGGGCACCCTGGCGCGGCGGGCCCATTCCCCCGTCCATCGCAGCGTGGTCCGGTCGGAGACCTCCAGGCGGTCGGGCCGCAGCGTCTCCAGGAGGTCGCGGAGTCCGCGCCGTCCCGCCAGCACGCGGTAGCCGCCGCTGCCGGGCAGGACCGGCCCGGGGAGCGTGATCACCCTCCCCTGTTCCGTGCGCTCATCGGTCCGGGTGGCGCCGGGCACGATGAGCACCGGCTCGTGTCCGGCCGCGAGATAGCCGCGGCCGAGCTGGTCGAGGGCGGTGCGCAGTCCGCCCGATGACGGGGTGACGAAGTTCGCCAGCCGGACGATGACCGTCCGTCCTTCGGGGCCGGTCATGCCGCCACCGCCGTTCGTTCGCGCAGCACCTCGTCGTAGTGGTCCAGGAGCTGGTCGCCGACGGCCTGCCAGGTCCGGCCCTCGACGGTGGCCCGGCCGGTGGCGCCGTAGGCCGCCGCGCGCACGGGGTCCGCGGCCAGTGCGCCGACCGCCGCCGCCACCGCACCAACGTCGAGCGGCGGGACGAGCAGCCCGGTCCGCCCGTGGTCGACGAGGTCGAGCGGTCCGCCCGCAGCCGGGGCGATCACGGGCACCGCGCAGGCCATGGCCTCCTGCACCGTCTGACAGAACGTCTCGTACGGACCTGTGTGCACGAACATGTCCAGCGAGGCGAAGATCCGGGCGAGTTCGTCCCCGGTCCTGCGGCCGAGGAAGACGGCACCGGGCAGTGCGCTGCGCAGTGACGGCTCGCTGGGGCCGTCACCGACGACCACGACCCGGACCCCGGGTATCGCGCAGGCCCCGGCGAGGAGTTCGACGTGTTTCTCCGGGGCGAGCCGTCCGACGTATCCGACGATCCGCTCCCCGCCGGGCGCCAGACGGCGGCGCAGCGCCTCGTCCCGCAGCCCGGGCCGAAACCGTTCGGTGTCGACGCCGCGTGGCCACAGCCGGACCCGGGGCACGCCGTGCTCGGTGAGGTCGCGGACGGCGGAGGTGGAGGGCGCGAGGGTGCGGTCGGCGGCGCTGTGCACGGCGCGCATCCGGCGCCAGGCGGTGTTCTCGCCGGTGCCGAGGTACGTGCGTGCATAGCCGGCCAGGTCGGTCTGGTAGACGGCCACGGCCGGCAGTCCGAGCTTGGCCGCGGCCGCCATGCCGCGTGCGCCGAGCACGAACGGTCCGGCCAGATGGACGAGTTCGGCGCGGTGGGCGGTGAGGGCGGCGGTCAGCCGCCGGCTCGGGAGAGCCACCCGGACCTGGGGATAGCCGGGCAGGGGCAGGGAAGGCACGCGCACCACGGGGCAGGGTGCGTCGGTTTCGAGAGCGTCGGAGGGGTCCGATCGGGAGGTGGTCGTCGCGCCGGCCGTGGCCGGGGCGATGACGAGCGGTTCGTGGCCGCGTAGGGCGAGATGCCGGGCCGTCTGCAGGGTGCAGTGGGCGACGCCGTTGACATCCGGCGGGAAGGATTCGGTGACGATGACGACACGCATACCCGTGTTGTCGCCGTACTTGACGTGTCCGGACCGACTTGGATCTTTCCTTACGGGGAACGTCCCATGAGCGTTGTGGGCCGCGCGCGCGTCCGCCGCTCCGCCGAGCGGTGTCCGTGCAGGCCGCAGGCGCCGTTTCGCCCCCATTCACGCCGCGCGCCCGCCGCTCCGCTCGGCCGTTCGCGCCGCGCCATTCCCTCGTTCACGCCGCGCGCGCCCCCGACGCGCGCCGCTGTGCGGACTGCGATCAGACCGCGGGGGCGTCTGGCCCGATCCTGCTGCGTACCGCTGTCTGCACCTCGGCCTCCTCGGCCGGGTCCGCGGCGAGTCGGCGCAGTCGCTCGGCGACCCTGATGTCACCGGTCTCGGCGTGGCGTGCGGCGACCTCGCGGGTGGTCTCCTCGCAGTCCCACAGGCATTCGACGGCGAATCCGGTGGCGAAGGAGGGGTCGGTCGCGGCCAGTGCGCGGGCCGCTCGGCCGCGCAGGTGCGAGGAGGACGTCTCCCGGTAGACATGGCGCAGGACGGGGGCGGCGCAGGCGATGCCGAGGCGGCCCGTGCCGTCGACGAGGGTCCACAGGCGTGGTGCGTCCGGCCCTTCGCCGCGCACGGCGTCGCGGAGTGCGCCGAGAACCAGTGGGGTGTCCTGGGCGCCGCCCCGGCAGGCGAGCACACCGGCCGCGGAGGCGCCGAGCGCGTCGGGCCGTCGGGCCCAGCGCCTGGCCCGCTCGACCGCCGCGTCGCCGCACATCCGCTCGAAGGCGGCGACGGCCGCTTCGGCGACGGTGCGCGAGGCGCTGACCGCGGCGATCTCGATGAGGTCGAGCACGGCCGGGTCCCTGGCCTCGGCCAGGTAGTGCAGGGCGGCGCCGCGTGCGCCCTCGGGGCCGCTGCGGGCGGCTTCGATGATCGTGGACCGGTCCTCGGGGCCCGCGACGGCGGTGAGGCAGCGGGCGGCCGGTACATGCAGGACACTGCCGCGTTCGAGCCCCTGCTGGGCCCAGTCGAAGACGGCCTGGACGCTCCAGCCGGGGCGGGGGCCGCCGGGGCGCATCTGCCGCTGCCAGCGGTCGAAGGAGCCCTGTTCCGAGGCGGCCCTGACCCTGGCGCCGACCTCTTCGCGCGGGTCGTCCGCCCAGAGCCGCCAGGGGCGGGGTTCGTAGGCGTCCCGAACGGCGGCCGCCAGCTCGGCAGCACCCTCCTCGGTGGCCGGGAACCGGCCGAGCACGGGTACGGCGAGGGCGCGGAGCCCCGCGTCGTCGTCACGCAGGGCGAGCTCGTCGAGCGCCCAGGCCCAGTTGGCTCCGGTCGCGGCGTACCGCCGCAGCAGGGCCAGGGCGTCGTCCCGTCCGTACGAGGCGAGGTGGCCGAGCACGGCGAGGGCCAGCCCGGTGCGTGAGTCGTCGGTGTCGAGGTGGTCCTCTGGATCGCACAGGTGGCGTTCGATCTCTTCGATGCCGCCGTCGAGGTCGAGGTACAGGCGTGCGTAGTAGAGCGAGCGGTTCTCCACCTGCCAGTCGTGACGCGGATCGCTCAGGACACAGTGGTTGAGAGCCGCCAGGGCCTCGGGGCGTGGTGCGGCGAGCGCGTGGAGCGTGCCGTCGCCGCGGCCCCTCTGCAGCAGGCCGAGCAGGGTGCCGCTCGGCGCTATGAACGGATCAAACATGGAAAAAGCCTCACATCAAGCTGTCGACGCAACCGGGACTGTGCAGTTCCAAGTGCCGGGTGGGGCACTACGCCGCGCAGCAACATGATCGGCCGACCGCCGTCTTCTGCTTGGTGTAGACCATCTTCCTCTGCCTCTCATCGGTGGCCCGGAACGGGCCCGCGACGTCATGATGACCCAGCCATTTCGCCACCGCGACCACATTTACGGCGTACCCGGTCAGCGGGAGCCGAAGAGTTCCAGCAGGTCGGCCTTGCCGAACATGCGCGCGGTGTCCAGTGCGGAGGGTGTTCCGGCCGCCGGGTCGGCCCCCGCGGCGAGCAGTGCCTCGATCACCGCGTCCTCGCCCTTGAAGACGGCTCCGGCCAGCGGCGTCTGCCCGCGGTCGTTGGCCCGGTCCGGGTCGGCGCCACGGCCGGCGAGGGCGGTAACCGCAGCGGCGTGCCCGTGGTACGCGGCGAGCATCAGCAGCGAATCACCCCGGTCGTTGGTGAGGTTCGCGGGGACGCCCGCGTCGACATAGGCGGCGAGCGTTTCGGTCTCACCGCGGCGAGCCAGGTCGAAGACCTTCGTCGCCAGCTCCACCACCTCGGGATCGGGTGTTTCGCTCATCGGACAAACCGCCTTCCATTAACCGGTTTCACCGCTGTCGACCTGCCGGGCCGTACGCCGTCGGGGCCGTACGAGTGAATCGACAGGGTACTGCCGAACCACACACATCACCCTGCCCACCCGCGGCAGAAGATCACGTCTGGTGACGACGGTCACCGGCGCCACCCGTCGACCGGTCAAGTGAAAATAACGACTTTTCACCCGAATGCAGCTTTTATCGTATAGATACTTCCGGTGAACCTGGAAGGACTCATGGTGACTGTCCCCTCAACCAGGAGAACCTCTCATGATCCTGTCCATGTCAGGCGTAGTCATCCTCGGCGTCATCGTCTTCCTGTTCTTCAGGAAGGACGGCCTCAAGGCATCGCACGCCCTCGTCACCGCCCTGTTCGGCTTCTATCTGGCGGGCACCGCCATCGCACCGAGCATCACCGCGGGCGGTGCGAGTCTCGCCGGTCTCCTGGGCGGGATCAAATTCTGACCCTGCGCGACCACTCCCACCCCTTCAGGAGGCCGACGTGGCCCGGCGACCACTCCCCCGCATTCTGAGCAGCGGCAGCGCGTCGATCACTCGCAGTCGCGAGCTCGTGCGCACGGCCGCCGAGAACGCCACCGACATCCTCCATCCGCTGATAACGATCACCCGTGGTCTGCGGCTGCTGGCCGGAGCGGGACGGCAGAAGTGGGCCGCGACGCCCAAGGACAAGCGTGGTCCGGCGCTTTTCTGCGCCGCGGCATGCGTCTTCGTGGTCGCGCTCATCCCGTACGGGTCTGTGCTCGCCCTGGTCACGGTGATGGGTGCGGCCGCATGGAAGGGGCGGGAGCGGACCCCCGTGAGGACCGGCCCCGGCGAGGCGGAGACCCGACGGCTGCGGTCCCTGTACGAGGCGCTCGTGCCGTACTTCTCCGTGGCCGACGACCCCAGTCCGCTGTTCGCCCACGGCGGCGAGTGGGACAAGGTCTTCAGCGGTTACGAGTTCGACGGCAACGGGCGCCTGACACGTCTCCACGTGGCGTACCCCGCCTACTTCACCGACAGCGAGGCCGATTCCCGCAACCGGATCGAGCAGCTGCTGCACGCCAAGTCGGGCCGCGGACGCGAATACCGCTTCACCTGGGACGAGGAGGGCAACCAACTCGTGATGAGCGTGCTCGAAGCGCTGCCCACCTCGATCGGGGCCCAGCGCTTCGTCACCGCTCCCGGCGAGACCGTGCTGGGTTTCACCGACGGCGAAGCGGTGCAGCGCACCGTCCCCGTGAGCGACGGCGACGCGACCCGTGACGCGCCCCCGGTCGTCTGGCGGACCGGCGCCCGCTCCACCGAGCCGCATCTGCTGATCGTCGGCCAGCCCGGCAGCGGCACCACCACTCTGCTGCGCTCCATCGCCCTCCAGGCGCTCCAGCACGGCGACATCCTGATCGTCGAGGGCAGTGGAAGCGGCGAGTACGCCTGCCTGGCCGGGCGCGACGGCGTACTGGCCGTGGAGTGCGGCCTGGCCGGTGCGCTGGCGACCCTGGAGTGGGCGGCGCACGAGACGGAGCGACGGCTGATCGCGGCGAACCGGGCCCGGCAGGCCGGCCACCCCGCCCCCGACGACATCAAGCGCCCGCTCTGGATGCTGCTGGACCGGCCCGGCGCCTTCGGCCCGCTGGCGGCCGCCGACGGCAAGCCCGATCCCCAGGAGCTGCTCCAGGTGCCGCTGCGGCACGGCAGGGCGGCCAACGTCACCGTGGTCACGACCGATCAGTTCGACAGCCTGGACACCCTCTCCGAGACGGTACGGACCCACACCAGGGCCCGGGTCGTGCTCGGCGACTGTTCCCGCGAACAGATCGAGTCGGTGCTCGGCACGGAGCCGCACACCACTCCGGCACCGGACGTCCCGCCCGGCCGGGGGTACGCGCGACTCGGTACCGGTCCCGTGGTGCGGCTCCAGGTCCCGGCCACGCCCGATCCGTACGACGAGGCGACCAGCGAGGCGCAGCGGCAGGCGGTCCTCGGCCTGCTCCCGGGGCGGCAGACCCCGGCCGAGGGGACCGCACCGGCCGTCCCGGACCCAGCACGGCCGCGCCCCCTGACCGCGGCCGTGTCCGCCGAGGGCGTGGCGGCCGGGGACTGAAGGGTGCGGGGGCGACGGACCGGCCGCTTCGTCACCCCCGCATCGCGTCGCCGGTCAGGCGACGAACGTCCGCGGTGCCTCCGCCCCCGCACCCGCCCCCGAACCCACCAGCTGCGCCGCCGCCGCGAGCCGTACCGCCGCCTCGTCCGCGACCGGCCCCGCGACCGTGAACGGCAGCCGTACGTACCCCTCGAAGGCGCCGTCGACACCGAACCGGGGCCCGGAGGGAACGCGTACACCGACCCGCTCCCCCGCCACCGCGAGCCGGGATCCGGACAGGCCACCGGTGCGCACCCACAGGGTCAGCCCGCCGCGCGGGACGGCGAACTCCCAGTCCGGCAGCTCCCGGCGGACCGCGGCGACGAGCGAATCCCGGTTGTCCCGTGCCTGTTCGCGCCGGACCTGCACGGCCTGCTCCCAGCCGCCGGTGCGCATCAGCCAGTTGACGGCGAGCTGCTCAAGGACGGGCGTCCCCATGTCGGCGTAGGCGCGGGCGGCAACCAGGCTGCGGATCACATCGGGGGCGGCGCGCACCCAGCCGATCCGCATGCCGGCCCAGAAGGCCTTGCTCGCCGATCCGACCGTGATCACGGTGGAGCCCGCCGGGTCGAAGGCGCAGACCCGGCGCGGCATCTTCACGTCGTCGTCGAGGCACAGCTCGTTCATGGTCTCGTCGACGACCAGGACCGTGCCGGCGGAGCGGGCGGCGTCCACCAGCTCGCGCCGCCGGTCCTCGTCGGCCAGCGCGCCGGTGGGGTTGTGGAAGTCGGCGACGACGTAGGCGAGCCGCGGCGCCGCGTCCCGCAGCACCTGGCGCCAGCGGTTCATGTCCCAGCCGCCGAGCCCTTCCTCCATCGCCACCGGCACCAGCCGGGCGCCGGCCTCCCGCATCAGCTGCAGGATGTTGGCGTAGCTCGGGGACTCCACCGCGATCCGCTCGCCGCGGCCCGCGAACAGGTGGCAGATCGCGTCGATCGCACCCATCGCCCCGGTGGTGACCATGATCTGTTCGGGCATGGTCGCGATGCCACGCGCGGTGTAGCGGTCGGCGATCATCTGGCGCAGCGCGGGCAGTCCTGCCGGGTAGTCGCCATGGGTGTGGGCGTACGGTGCCAGCTCCTCCAGGGCGCCCTGGACGGCCCGGGTCAGCCAGGGTTCGGGGGCGGGCAGCGAGGCGCAGCCCAGGTCGATCATCGAACCGAGCGACTCGGGGGGAAGCGGCTCCAGGCCGCGTGCGGGCAGCGGATTGCCCGCGGGCACGGCGGTCCAGCTGCCGGCGCCCCGGCGGGACTCCAGGAACCCCTCGGTGCGCAGCGCCTCGTACGCGGCGGCGACGGTGGTGCGGCTGACGGACAGGGCGAGCGCCAGCTCCCGCTCGGCGGGCAGCCGGGCGGCCACCGGCACCCGGCCTTCGAGGACGAGCAGCCGGACCCCGTCGGCCAGCGCACGGTAGGCGGGCGGCTTGCGGGCACCCGGTCCGGCGGGCCGGGGCTGTTGGGCATGGAGCTGCCGGGCGAGCTGGGCCGCACCGACTGCCGAAGTCCACTGCGCCATAAAAATCAGTCCACCTTCCTCGGATTGGCCATAGTTGGCGACCAATCCCCTGCCACAGAGTGACACGCGCCAGTCCACTACCACCACATCAGGGGGCACCTCTTGTCCATCACCCCCGTCCCTCGCGGGGCGCACCTCACCCGACGGCTGCTTCAGCTGTACGTCGGCCTGGCGCTGTACGGGGCGAGTTCGGCGCTCCTGGTCCGCGCCGGACTCGGTCTCGAACCGTGGGGAGTGCTGCATCAGGGACTCGCGGAGCGCACCGGGCTGTCCATAGGAGTCGTGTCGATCATCGTCGGCGCCGCCGTTCTGCTGCTGTGGATACCGATCAGGCAGCGTCCCGGTCTCGGCACCGTCTCCAATGTCTTCGCCATCGGCATCGCCATGGACGGCACGCTCGCGGTCGTGCCGGATGTGCACGGCCTCACCGCGCGGATCGCCGTGATGGTCGCCGGTGTCGTGGTCAACGGGGTGGCGACGGGGCTCTACATAGCGGCGCGGTTCGGCCCGGGACCGCGCGACGGGCTGATGACCGGTCTGCATCTGCGGACCGGGCGCTCCATCCGGCTCGTGCGCACGCTGATCGAGGTGGCGGTCGTGGTGACCGGCTTCGTGCTCGGCGGCTCGCTCGGCGCGGGCACGGTGCTCTACGCCCTGGCCATCGGCCCGCTCGCCCAGTTCTTCCTGCGCTTCTTCGCGGTCGACGGGAAGCCGGCCCGGGAGTCCGCCGGGTCCGGTGACGAGGAGTCCGTCGCGCCCGCGACGGACAGCGGCGACACCGCCGTCACCACCCGGACACCGGGGCAGGCCATACTTCCGCGGTGACTTCCGTACGCCACCCCTATCTGGACCATCCCGCGACGATCCCCTTCGCCCATC
This sequence is a window from Streptomyces sp. NBC_01217. Protein-coding genes within it:
- a CDS encoding ATP-binding protein; this encodes MARRPLPRILSSGSASITRSRELVRTAAENATDILHPLITITRGLRLLAGAGRQKWAATPKDKRGPALFCAAACVFVVALIPYGSVLALVTVMGAAAWKGRERTPVRTGPGEAETRRLRSLYEALVPYFSVADDPSPLFAHGGEWDKVFSGYEFDGNGRLTRLHVAYPAYFTDSEADSRNRIEQLLHAKSGRGREYRFTWDEEGNQLVMSVLEALPTSIGAQRFVTAPGETVLGFTDGEAVQRTVPVSDGDATRDAPPVVWRTGARSTEPHLLIVGQPGSGTTTLLRSIALQALQHGDILIVEGSGSGEYACLAGRDGVLAVECGLAGALATLEWAAHETERRLIAANRARQAGHPAPDDIKRPLWMLLDRPGAFGPLAAADGKPDPQELLQVPLRHGRAANVTVVTTDQFDSLDTLSETVRTHTRARVVLGDCSREQIESVLGTEPHTTPAPDVPPGRGYARLGTGPVVRLQVPATPDPYDEATSEAQRQAVLGLLPGRQTPAEGTAPAVPDPARPRPLTAAVSAEGVAAGD
- a CDS encoding ankyrin repeat domain-containing protein, translating into MSETPDPEVVELATKVFDLARRGETETLAAYVDAGVPANLTNDRGDSLLMLAAYHGHAAAVTALAGRGADPDRANDRGQTPLAGAVFKGEDAVIEALLAAGADPAAGTPSALDTARMFGKADLLELFGSR
- a CDS encoding SGNH/GDSL hydrolase family protein, whose translation is MNAASMLPGIPEQRTPATPGLAPLRFAALGDSFTEGVGDPVPGGRRGWAALLADSVPDGRRGVEFRNFAVSGAQSGDVLDRQAAAAAAFRPHLASVVVGVNDTLRRTFDIRLLARRLDEVCALLTRSGAVLLTACLPDPGAVLGLPAPLGRPLARRQGAVNAVVHVLSERYDAVHLHMADQAWVCDRSLWSADRLHPAEHGHRTVAAGFHELLAARGLALGPAPGLEPQQPPPSRADNWLWLATAGTGWLARRSTDLLPQLLCLAAVEVRHRVCGTDERLDRQAEAALRNALDAVQPAGAPPPAALRTGERTVASGPLSVPRVSMEG
- a CDS encoding glycosyltransferase — encoded protein: MTGPEGRTVIVRLANFVTPSSGGLRTALDQLGRGYLAAGHEPVLIVPGATRTDERTEQGRVITLPGPVLPGSGGYRVLAGRRGLRDLLETLRPDRLEVSDRTTLRWTGEWARRARVPAVMVSHETADGVLRTWGVPAAAAGRTADRLNARSAHAYTRIVCTTQWAEREFLRIGARNVVRAPLGVDLRRCRPARHSTVLRARHLHGRDVLLLLCSRLSVEKRPGRALDALAELGRLGVSATLVVAGDGPLRAGLESRARAQRLPVEFLGHVRDREALADLQAAADICLAPGPAETFGLSALEALACGTPVVASASSALPEVIGDAGMAAADTGEAFAAAVRELLGRPQEGRRAAARQRAELFGWDRSVAAFLAAHEVADRGGVPGVRA
- a CDS encoding glycosyltransferase family 4 protein translates to MRVVIVTESFPPDVNGVAHCTLQTARHLALRGHEPLVIAPATAGATTTSRSDPSDALETDAPCPVVRVPSLPLPGYPQVRVALPSRRLTAALTAHRAELVHLAGPFVLGARGMAAAAKLGLPAVAVYQTDLAGYARTYLGTGENTAWRRMRAVHSAADRTLAPSTSAVRDLTEHGVPRVRLWPRGVDTERFRPGLRDEALRRRLAPGGERIVGYVGRLAPEKHVELLAGACAIPGVRVVVVGDGPSEPSLRSALPGAVFLGRRTGDELARIFASLDMFVHTGPYETFCQTVQEAMACAVPVIAPAAGGPLDLVDHGRTGLLVPPLDVGAVAAAVGALAADPVRAAAYGATGRATVEGRTWQAVGDQLLDHYDEVLRERTAVAA
- the yczE gene encoding membrane protein YczE; translated protein: MSITPVPRGAHLTRRLLQLYVGLALYGASSALLVRAGLGLEPWGVLHQGLAERTGLSIGVVSIIVGAAVLLLWIPIRQRPGLGTVSNVFAIGIAMDGTLAVVPDVHGLTARIAVMVAGVVVNGVATGLYIAARFGPGPRDGLMTGLHLRTGRSIRLVRTLIEVAVVVTGFVLGGSLGAGTVLYALAIGPLAQFFLRFFAVDGKPARESAGSGDEESVAPATDSGDTAVTTRTPGQAILPR
- a CDS encoding SCO1417 family MocR-like transcription factor; this translates as MAQWTSAVGAAQLARQLHAQQPRPAGPGARKPPAYRALADGVRLLVLEGRVPVAARLPAERELALALSVSRTTVAAAYEALRTEGFLESRRGAGSWTAVPAGNPLPARGLEPLPPESLGSMIDLGCASLPAPEPWLTRAVQGALEELAPYAHTHGDYPAGLPALRQMIADRYTARGIATMPEQIMVTTGAMGAIDAICHLFAGRGERIAVESPSYANILQLMREAGARLVPVAMEEGLGGWDMNRWRQVLRDAAPRLAYVVADFHNPTGALADEDRRRELVDAARSAGTVLVVDETMNELCLDDDVKMPRRVCAFDPAGSTVITVGSASKAFWAGMRIGWVRAAPDVIRSLVAARAYADMGTPVLEQLAVNWLMRTGGWEQAVQVRREQARDNRDSLVAAVRRELPDWEFAVPRGGLTLWVRTGGLSGSRLAVAGERVGVRVPSGPRFGVDGAFEGYVRLPFTVAGPVADEAAVRLAAAAQLVGSGAGAGAEAPRTFVA
- a CDS encoding HEAT repeat domain-containing protein: MFDPFIAPSGTLLGLLQRGRGDGTLHALAAPRPEALAALNHCVLSDPRHDWQVENRSLYYARLYLDLDGGIEEIERHLCDPEDHLDTDDSRTGLALAVLGHLASYGRDDALALLRRYAATGANWAWALDELALRDDDAGLRALAVPVLGRFPATEEGAAELAAAVRDAYEPRPWRLWADDPREEVGARVRAASEQGSFDRWQRQMRPGGPRPGWSVQAVFDWAQQGLERGSVLHVPAARCLTAVAGPEDRSTIIEAARSGPEGARGAALHYLAEARDPAVLDLIEIAAVSASRTVAEAAVAAFERMCGDAAVERARRWARRPDALGASAAGVLACRGGAQDTPLVLGALRDAVRGEGPDAPRLWTLVDGTGRLGIACAAPVLRHVYRETSSSHLRGRAARALAATDPSFATGFAVECLWDCEETTREVAARHAETGDIRVAERLRRLAADPAEEAEVQTAVRSRIGPDAPAV